From Jeotgalibaca dankookensis, one genomic window encodes:
- a CDS encoding ISL3 family transposase has translation MSHNHFIGKLLGIKDKNIKVDEDNWLKEDVRNGLRCKIISATLTYIPKACKCCGCVNAGSIVKNGTKLTHPLLLDMAGCPTYLELKKQRFLCRECGQTFVAETTMVKKRCHISNDVKHSIAVQGTCNISEKDIAREHRVSNNTVKRVFGAFYNTFRQTYTYLPENLAIDEFKSVKSADGAMSLIICDSDSHRIFDVLEDRRNKSITDYFLRFSQEQRAKVKTVVVDLYGPYQKLFQALFPQAELIIDRFHIVTQVNRALNMARIGFMNTLKKANDLKAKRDYRKLKKYWKLILKKEELLNGTEYRYHRLFKGMMTERGIIDYILSLDEGLRLNYNAYQTIVFTVTHRKPDLFRSFIHEKQWGLSAKMDQALKTFRQSERAIVNALSYDYSNGLVEGINNKIKVIKRTAYGYRNFSNFRNRIFIEYKLLEIKTAA, from the coding sequence TTGTCTCATAATCATTTTATAGGAAAACTACTGGGAATAAAAGATAAAAATATCAAGGTGGATGAAGATAATTGGTTGAAGGAAGACGTACGGAACGGCTTGCGCTGTAAAATCATCTCCGCCACGCTCACCTACATACCGAAAGCGTGTAAATGCTGTGGCTGCGTGAACGCTGGTTCAATCGTAAAGAACGGGACGAAGCTGACCCACCCGCTGCTCCTGGATATGGCGGGATGTCCAACCTACTTAGAATTGAAGAAACAGCGGTTCCTGTGCAGGGAATGCGGACAAACCTTTGTTGCGGAAACAACGATGGTCAAAAAACGGTGCCACATCTCGAATGATGTCAAACATTCCATCGCAGTCCAGGGGACGTGTAACATATCTGAAAAGGATATTGCTCGGGAGCACCGTGTATCAAACAACACCGTCAAACGGGTTTTCGGAGCCTTTTATAACACATTCCGTCAAACCTACACCTATCTGCCCGAGAACTTGGCCATCGACGAGTTTAAAAGCGTCAAAAGTGCTGATGGAGCCATGAGTCTAATTATTTGCGATTCCGATAGCCATCGGATTTTCGATGTCCTTGAAGACCGTCGAAACAAGTCAATCACTGATTACTTCCTGCGTTTTTCACAAGAACAACGCGCCAAGGTCAAGACCGTGGTTGTGGACCTGTATGGTCCTTATCAAAAGCTGTTCCAGGCGCTCTTTCCTCAGGCTGAATTGATTATTGACCGTTTCCATATCGTCACGCAGGTAAACCGGGCGCTCAATATGGCACGTATTGGCTTTATGAATACCTTGAAGAAAGCGAATGACTTGAAAGCAAAACGAGATTATAGAAAACTAAAAAAATATTGGAAATTGATTCTGAAAAAAGAAGAACTGTTGAATGGCACAGAATACCGTTATCATAGACTTTTCAAGGGCATGATGACGGAACGGGGGATCATCGATTATATTCTTTCTTTGGACGAGGGTCTCCGCCTGAATTATAATGCCTACCAAACAATCGTCTTTACCGTTACGCACCGGAAACCGGATTTGTTTCGGTCCTTCATTCATGAGAAACAATGGGGGCTTTCTGCCAAGATGGACCAAGCTTTGAAGACATTCCGCCAATCCGAAAGAGCTATTGTAAACGCACTGAGCTATGACTATTCAAACGGATTAGTGGAAGGGATTAATAATAAAATCAAGGTCATCAAGCGGACAGCCTATGGCTATCGCAACTTTTCTAATTTCCGAAACCGCATCTTCATTGAATATAAATTACTAGAAATAAAAACAGCAGCTTAG
- a CDS encoding VOC family protein produces MFDDIHHVAIIASNYKVSKHFYTEILELPIIRENYRAERKSYKLDLQVGNSEIELFSFPNPPARSTTPEAVGLRHLCFYVPDVFETVQKLEGKGVICEPIRIDAYTNKKFTFFQDPDGLPLEIHE; encoded by the coding sequence TTGTTTGATGACATTCACCATGTAGCAATTATTGCATCCAACTATAAGGTATCTAAACATTTTTACACCGAGATTCTGGAACTTCCCATTATTCGCGAAAACTATCGTGCGGAGAGAAAATCCTATAAGCTCGATTTACAAGTTGGCAATAGTGAAATTGAATTATTTTCTTTTCCCAATCCACCAGCTCGCAGCACCACTCCTGAGGCTGTAGGACTGCGCCATCTCTGTTTTTATGTGCCCGATGTGTTCGAAACAGTTCAAAAACTAGAGGGAAAGGGCGTTATATGCGAACCTATCCGAATCGATGCGTATACCAATAAAAAATTTACTTTTTTTCAAGATCCAGATGGTTTGCCACTAGAAATACATGAATAG
- a CDS encoding ATP-binding cassette domain-containing protein, with the protein MIEICDVHKQFGRKKILEGVSFSIKSNEITCITGLNGSGKTTLMNTIMQLTPLKQGSLLIDGERLTKEKLEKISYIADTVTMPHSMSIQECIVFMQVYYQNWNQKKAQDLLTFFNLNPNDRLKDLSKGNQAKANFLLGLAQEADYYLMDEPFSGIDLFAREQIMEVFTSKLVENKGVLLATHHLDEVETLVDRVVMLNEGMIVQDFYAEEMRERRGKSVIDMMREVYQG; encoded by the coding sequence ATGATAGAAATTTGTGATGTCCATAAACAATTTGGACGTAAAAAAATATTAGAAGGTGTTTCATTCTCAATTAAGTCCAACGAAATAACTTGTATCACGGGTTTGAATGGCAGTGGTAAAACGACTCTTATGAATACCATCATGCAGCTAACTCCTTTGAAACAGGGAAGCCTCTTAATTGATGGAGAAAGATTAACAAAGGAAAAACTTGAAAAGATTTCTTATATTGCAGATACAGTTACCATGCCGCATTCTATGAGTATACAAGAGTGCATTGTTTTTATGCAGGTTTACTACCAAAATTGGAATCAAAAAAAAGCACAAGACTTGTTAACTTTTTTTAACCTCAACCCAAATGATCGCCTAAAGGACTTATCAAAAGGAAATCAAGCAAAAGCAAATTTTTTATTAGGATTAGCACAAGAAGCTGATTATTATTTAATGGATGAACCTTTTTCGGGAATTGATTTATTTGCACGAGAACAAATTATGGAAGTTTTTACCAGTAAGTTAGTGGAAAATAAAGGTGTCTTACTAGCAACGCATCATTTAGATGAAGTTGAAACCCTGGTTGATCGCGTTGTAATGCTAAATGAAGGGATGATTGTCCAAGATTTTTACGCGGAAGAAATGCGAGAGAGACGAGGCAAGTCCGTGATTGATATGATGCGCGAGGTGTACCAAGGATGA
- a CDS encoding GntR family transcriptional regulator: MEFDRRSPVYEQLVHHFKEQIANGEFQPGMALPSRREIANTFKINPNTAQRAYKEMEEQKLIYTDGNSPSKITNDQQRIRELRLALISEALDQFIAVSKKLGLSYEEVKELINKRYEEEIQHDRNL; the protein is encoded by the coding sequence ATGGAATTTGATCGTCGCAGCCCCGTCTATGAGCAGTTGGTTCACCATTTTAAGGAACAAATTGCTAATGGCGAGTTCCAACCAGGAATGGCATTACCCTCTCGTAGAGAAATAGCCAATACATTTAAAATAAATCCTAATACAGCTCAGCGTGCTTATAAAGAAATGGAAGAACAGAAATTGATTTATACCGATGGAAATTCGCCAAGTAAAATTACAAATGATCAACAACGGATTAGGGAGCTACGGCTGGCTTTAATCTCAGAGGCCTTGGATCAATTTATTGCTGTTTCAAAAAAATTAGGATTATCTTATGAAGAGGTAAAGGAACTCATAAATAAGAGGTACGAGGAGGAAATACAGCATGATAGAAATTTGTGA
- a CDS encoding hydrolase, which produces MTRKKKEAPRVVSDLRRDIIEVPPVIKQCSGIIINGRKLKSFLFTTDVAIICNNNADAILAVYSFTPHPGIINAIASASPVPVVAGVGGGLTHGSRSANISLFAESLGSIAVVVNAPTPIKTISLINDTVDVPVIATIVSEANDIQPRLDAGADILNVSGGPQTVALVKKIRQSFPTIPIIATGGKTDQDILDTIEAGANAISYTPPSITELFKVKMDHYRNAIEQK; this is translated from the coding sequence ATGACTAGGAAAAAGAAAGAGGCTCCTCGTGTTGTTTCCGATCTCCGTCGTGACATTATTGAGGTACCACCTGTCATTAAGCAATGCAGTGGCATTATCATCAATGGTCGAAAATTAAAATCTTTTCTCTTTACTACGGATGTAGCCATTATTTGTAATAATAACGCGGATGCTATCTTAGCAGTTTATTCTTTTACTCCTCATCCTGGTATTATTAACGCCATCGCTTCAGCATCCCCCGTTCCTGTTGTAGCGGGTGTAGGAGGTGGTCTGACACACGGAAGTCGTTCTGCTAATATTAGTTTGTTTGCAGAATCCTTGGGTTCCATTGCAGTTGTTGTAAATGCCCCGACACCCATTAAAACGATTTCTTTAATAAATGACACGGTAGATGTGCCTGTTATCGCCACCATTGTTTCAGAAGCGAATGATATTCAGCCACGGTTAGATGCAGGCGCTGATATTTTAAATGTAAGTGGCGGACCTCAAACCGTAGCACTTGTCAAAAAAATCCGCCAATCATTTCCAACAATTCCGATTATTGCAACTGGTGGGAAAACAGATCAAGATATTTTAGATACGATTGAAGCAGGTGCGAACGCGATTTCTTACACACCCCCAAGTATAACTGAACTTTTTAAAGTTAAAATGGATCATTATCGAAACGCTATTGAGCAAAAGTGA
- the gcvPB gene encoding aminomethyl-transferring glycine dehydrogenase subunit GcvPB, which translates to MNSVNPSIFELSRKDRVGYSLPKSDVPERKLPESLLRQEAARLPEVSELQLMRHYTRLSHDNFGIENGFYPLGSCTMKYNPKINEVTARLDGFANIHPFQPLEHVQGALQLMYELQEDLKVITGMDAISLQPAAGAHGEWTGLMMVRAFHEKNGDTKRTKVFVPDSAHGTNPASAYIAGFDVVSIPTTDEGFVDVEDLRQKVGDDTAALMLTNPNTLGLFEKDIVEIAEIIHDAGGLLYYDGANLNAIMAKTSPGFMGFDIVHLNIHKTFSTPHGGGGPGAGPVGVKEHIQPYLPIPRVEKTDSGYTLNDHYPDSIGRVKGYYGNFGVLVRAYTYIRTMGPVGLRKVSESAVLHANYLAKRLSSAYVLPYDQICKHEFVLSGKIQKKQGVRTLDIAKRLLDYDFYAPTVYFPLIVEEAMMIEPTETESKETLDEFVTAMLKIAEEVVENPELVLEAPHQKSVRRLDEVKAARQIKVNYFQS; encoded by the coding sequence ATGAATAGCGTAAATCCAAGCATTTTTGAATTAAGTCGAAAAGACCGAGTGGGGTACAGCTTACCAAAATCTGACGTACCGGAACGGAAACTACCAGAAAGCTTGTTGCGTCAAGAAGCGGCACGTTTACCCGAAGTCAGTGAATTGCAATTAATGCGGCATTATACCCGTTTATCACATGATAATTTTGGCATCGAAAATGGCTTTTATCCTTTGGGTTCTTGTACGATGAAATATAACCCTAAAATAAACGAAGTAACAGCGCGTCTAGATGGTTTTGCTAATATTCACCCTTTCCAACCGCTTGAGCATGTCCAAGGCGCATTACAACTGATGTACGAATTACAAGAAGATTTGAAAGTGATTACTGGTATGGATGCTATTTCCTTGCAACCAGCAGCTGGTGCGCATGGGGAATGGACCGGCTTGATGATGGTTCGAGCTTTTCATGAAAAAAATGGGGATACAAAGCGAACCAAAGTATTTGTTCCAGATAGTGCACATGGGACTAACCCTGCCAGTGCCTATATTGCTGGTTTTGATGTTGTGAGTATTCCAACTACAGATGAAGGGTTTGTAGATGTAGAAGATTTACGTCAAAAAGTTGGGGATGATACGGCAGCACTTATGCTAACTAATCCTAATACGCTGGGCTTATTCGAAAAGGATATTGTTGAGATTGCTGAAATTATCCACGATGCCGGAGGGTTACTCTATTATGATGGGGCCAATTTAAATGCTATTATGGCCAAAACGTCACCAGGCTTTATGGGCTTTGATATTGTTCATTTGAATATTCATAAGACATTTTCAACCCCACATGGTGGTGGTGGTCCAGGAGCAGGACCGGTTGGTGTGAAAGAACACATTCAGCCCTATTTACCGATTCCTCGCGTTGAAAAAACGGACAGCGGTTATACTCTAAATGACCACTATCCTGATTCAATTGGTCGAGTCAAAGGCTATTACGGAAACTTTGGTGTCTTAGTCCGTGCGTATACCTATATTCGTACCATGGGGCCAGTTGGCTTGCGAAAAGTATCTGAGAGCGCTGTTTTACATGCTAATTATTTAGCCAAACGTTTGTCGTCTGCTTATGTTCTCCCGTACGATCAAATTTGTAAACATGAATTTGTTCTCTCCGGGAAAATACAGAAAAAACAAGGTGTACGTACCTTAGACATTGCGAAACGTTTGCTAGATTATGATTTTTATGCGCCGACTGTTTATTTTCCACTCATTGTAGAGGAAGCCATGATGATTGAACCGACTGAAACAGAATCGAAAGAAACCTTAGATGAATTTGTTACAGCCATGCTAAAAATCGCTGAAGAAGTTGTGGAAAATCCTGAGCTTGTTTTGGAAGCACCTCATCAAAAATCGGTTCGCCGCCTTGATGAAGTTAAAGCTGCAAGACAAATTAAAGTCAACTATTTCCAATCTTAA
- the gcvPA gene encoding aminomethyl-transferring glycine dehydrogenase subunit GcvPA, protein MTEEDFRYLPDTSKDVSEMLAEIGVEKIDDLFSDIPKEILMTEELALPDPLSEGEVLRHMKKMAAQNTTSQDMPIFLGAGTYDHEIPSAVDAVISRSEFLTAYTPYQPEASQGELQAIFEFQTMISELTGMDATNSSLYDGPASLGEAVALAQVQTRKKKVLLSNGVHPHARQVVKTAAPGRGSEIVEIPLKVDQTDLERLKEAIDTDTAAVVIQYPNFLGTIEDLRAVKALLADTKIKFIVMANPLALALLETPGQLGADIVVGDTQPFGIPMSYGGPHCGYFSVNKTDIRKVPGRIVGETVDQDGKRGFVLTLQSREQHIRREKATSYMSSNQALNALASAVAMASFGKEGTRQMAQLNLDKAGYLANQLVSKGFKLFNEGVFFNEFIIELPLSADEANQVLLEAGIIGGYSLAKDYDLPNHLLLCVTEKRTKAELDQFVEVLGGVLA, encoded by the coding sequence ATGACTGAAGAAGACTTCCGTTATTTGCCCGATACTTCCAAGGATGTCTCAGAAATGCTTGCTGAAATTGGTGTAGAAAAAATAGATGATTTATTTTCGGATATCCCCAAAGAAATTTTAATGACCGAAGAACTCGCACTGCCTGATCCTTTATCAGAAGGAGAAGTGCTGAGACATATGAAAAAAATGGCAGCTCAGAATACGACTAGTCAGGATATGCCCATCTTTCTTGGAGCAGGTACGTATGATCATGAAATTCCAAGTGCTGTGGATGCGGTTATCTCACGCTCTGAGTTTTTAACTGCATACACACCTTATCAACCTGAAGCTAGTCAAGGTGAATTACAAGCCATTTTTGAGTTTCAGACTATGATAAGTGAACTAACCGGTATGGATGCAACCAATTCGTCATTGTATGACGGTCCCGCTTCCCTGGGTGAGGCAGTCGCTTTGGCACAAGTTCAAACCCGGAAAAAGAAAGTTTTGCTGTCAAACGGGGTTCATCCTCATGCACGGCAAGTTGTAAAGACCGCTGCTCCCGGACGCGGAAGTGAAATTGTCGAGATTCCGTTAAAAGTTGACCAAACTGATTTAGAACGTTTAAAAGAAGCAATCGACACTGATACGGCTGCTGTTGTCATTCAATATCCGAATTTTTTAGGGACCATTGAAGACTTAAGAGCAGTAAAGGCACTTTTAGCAGATACTAAAATTAAATTTATTGTGATGGCTAATCCACTGGCTTTAGCTCTTCTTGAAACACCTGGTCAATTGGGTGCGGATATCGTTGTAGGAGACACCCAACCATTTGGAATACCCATGTCTTACGGTGGTCCGCATTGTGGCTATTTCTCAGTTAATAAAACGGATATTCGTAAAGTACCCGGTCGGATTGTTGGAGAAACTGTTGATCAAGATGGCAAACGCGGTTTTGTTTTAACTTTACAGAGTCGAGAGCAACATATCCGCCGAGAAAAAGCAACTTCTTATATGAGCTCCAATCAAGCCCTAAACGCTTTAGCTTCAGCTGTCGCAATGGCTTCGTTTGGTAAAGAAGGAACCCGTCAGATGGCTCAACTAAACCTTGATAAAGCTGGTTATTTAGCCAATCAGTTAGTGTCTAAAGGGTTTAAACTTTTTAATGAAGGAGTCTTTTTCAATGAGTTTATAATTGAACTTCCTCTTTCTGCTGATGAGGCGAACCAAGTTCTACTGGAAGCAGGAATTATTGGAGGGTATTCGCTAGCTAAAGACTATGACTTACCTAACCATCTCTTGCTTTGTGTAACTGAAAAACGAACAAAAGCTGAACTTGATCAATTTGTGGAAGTTTTAGGAGGTGTCTTAGCATGA
- the gcvH gene encoding glycine cleavage system protein GcvH yields MTEKKRYYTEEHEWVEIIEGNTARVGITEHAQEQLGDIVFVDYTSDLQEVAVGDDIVTVESVKSVSDVYAPVSGTVTKQNEQLADAPETVNVSAMDQGWMIEMEISDPSELKHLMDEEAYQAFLAEEEA; encoded by the coding sequence ATGACAGAAAAAAAACGTTATTATACAGAAGAACACGAATGGGTAGAGATAATAGAAGGAAATACAGCGCGAGTTGGTATTACCGAACATGCGCAAGAACAGCTAGGAGACATTGTCTTCGTTGATTATACTTCTGACTTACAAGAAGTAGCTGTAGGAGATGATATTGTAACCGTTGAATCTGTAAAATCAGTTTCAGATGTGTATGCACCGGTATCAGGTACTGTGACCAAACAAAATGAGCAATTAGCTGATGCACCTGAAACGGTTAATGTATCCGCAATGGATCAAGGGTGGATGATTGAAATGGAAATTTCTGATCCTTCTGAGCTCAAGCATTTGATGGATGAAGAAGCGTATCAAGCATTTCTAGCGGAGGAGGAAGCATAA
- the gcvT gene encoding glycine cleavage system aminomethyltransferase GcvT: protein MAELKKTPLFDYYQANQVKLVDFGGWAMPMQFSSIIKEHQAVRQSVGMFDCSHMGEILITGPEAETYLNSLVTNDISRMADDDVQYNIICQDDGGAVDDVMVYRFHAEKYWVVCNASNTEKVWQWLKENKKNQHVELENVTQTVGLIAVQGPQAEMVMQTLTTFDLKTLKRHKFSQSLSVGEVADVLVSRTGYTGEDGFELYIPAQETPSVWEQLLKAGTLACGLGSRDTLRLEAGLPLYGHELTETISPIMAGLGFAVKTDKQVAFKGQEALTHQRQAGPVKKIVSFQMLERGIPRQNYLVFSEKGQEIGYVTSGTQSPSLKKGIGMALVDSDQAQIGQQLLIEIRNKKIPAEIIKKPFYKKD from the coding sequence ATGGCAGAATTAAAGAAGACGCCTCTTTTTGATTACTATCAAGCCAATCAAGTAAAGCTTGTTGATTTTGGTGGTTGGGCAATGCCGATGCAATTTTCTAGTATTATTAAAGAACATCAAGCAGTTCGCCAATCAGTAGGGATGTTTGACTGTTCGCATATGGGTGAAATTTTAATTACAGGTCCGGAGGCAGAAACCTATCTAAACAGTCTGGTAACAAATGATATTAGCCGTATGGCTGATGATGATGTTCAATACAATATTATTTGTCAAGATGACGGTGGGGCTGTAGACGATGTGATGGTCTATCGTTTTCACGCTGAAAAATATTGGGTTGTCTGTAATGCCAGTAATACGGAAAAAGTATGGCAATGGCTGAAAGAAAATAAAAAAAATCAACACGTTGAGTTAGAAAACGTGACACAAACAGTGGGTCTGATTGCTGTACAAGGACCGCAAGCAGAAATGGTTATGCAAACGCTAACAACCTTTGATTTAAAAACATTAAAACGCCATAAGTTTAGCCAATCGCTATCTGTTGGTGAGGTTGCAGATGTTCTTGTTTCTCGAACCGGCTATACAGGAGAAGATGGCTTTGAACTTTATATACCAGCTCAAGAAACACCAAGCGTTTGGGAACAACTACTAAAGGCCGGCACGCTTGCTTGCGGATTAGGGTCACGAGACACCTTACGATTAGAGGCCGGGTTGCCTTTATATGGTCATGAATTGACCGAAACCATTTCACCCATTATGGCTGGGCTAGGATTTGCCGTTAAGACGGATAAGCAAGTAGCCTTTAAGGGACAAGAAGCATTAACCCATCAGCGCCAAGCAGGACCGGTGAAGAAAATAGTGAGCTTTCAGATGCTTGAACGTGGCATCCCGCGTCAAAATTATCTGGTTTTTTCAGAAAAAGGTCAGGAAATCGGTTATGTGACGTCAGGAACCCAATCTCCCAGTTTAAAAAAAGGAATCGGGATGGCTCTTGTAGATAGTGACCAAGCTCAAATTGGTCAACAGCTTTTGATTGAGATTCGAAATAAAAAAATTCCAGCAGAAATTATAAAAAAACCTTTTTACAAAAAAGACTAG